The nucleotide sequence TAAAAGTGTAAAATACGCTGTCGATTTAGTGATGTGCATTGATGGTACTGGCTCAATGGGTCATTTAATTGAAGAGGTGAAGTCAGCAGCACTCAGCTTTTATAAGAAATTAGAAGCAAAAATGGATGCCAAACAAAAAAAGATTGATCAGCTTAGAGCCAAAGTGATCGTTTTTCGGGATTATTGGGCTGATTCAGAAGATGAAGCCATGATTTGTTCAGATTTTTTTGATTTGAGGACACAAGCTGCTGATTTTGCTAATTTTGTAACAGGAATTGAAGCTGAGGGTGGCGGCGACGAACCTGAAAGTGGCTTAGAAGCCCTAGCGTTAGCTCTTCAGTCAAATTGGGAAAAATCACAAGACTTTGCCAGACAACGTTATGTTGTAGTAGTTTATACAGATGCTAGTGCCCATAGCTTAGATAAAGGGTCAAAACCTAGTTATTATCCTCAAAATCTTCCTCAAACACTAGATGAACTGACGGACTACTGGAGTGAAATGCCCACTCCTGCTAAACGTTTACTCTTATTTGCTCCTGACGCAACGCCTTGGACAATTATATCTAGTGCTTGGGATAATGTTGTTCAAGCTCCTTCAAAAGCAGGTGACGGACTAGAAGAATACGACATGGATCAAATTTTGGATGTGGTGGCTAATAGTATTTAACTATTGATTTTAGCAATTAAGCTTATCTTTAAAGTTTTGCTGACTGAAGCCAATGAAAGAATTTCCTTTAGTTGTAAATCTAGAGATTATACGTGAACGAGGAGAGGATGCCCACTTAGCTTTATCCTTTTCTAAAAATTCTGATACTTCTGAAACGGTAGTTATGGCAGTTTTTGATGGACTAGGGGGAAGATCAGCCGGATATAATGGCTTAACAGGAGGAAAAATTGCTTCTCAAGAAGCTGTTCAGAAAACTGAATCTTTTTTAAAGCAATGGCAGGGAAAGATCACTCAAGATAAAGTATTTGAACTTCAAGATACAATTTCTAGAAATCTCAAACAAAAAGCTGATACTAATCTAAAACCATCAAAACTTAAAGGCTCTCTGGTTCAAAAAAGATTGTGTACTACCTTGGCACTGGCTAGTATTTCTCAACAAGATAATTATTGCAATGTAAATATAGCTTGGATAGGAGATTCCCGTATCTATTTCTTAAATCCTGAAAAAGGCTTACAACAGCTAACAGTTGATGACCTAATTATTGAAAAAGATGCTTTTGAGATGATCCGCGAAGATCCACCAATGTCTCAGTATTTTACGGCTGATATGGAAGCTAACTGGAGAATTAATTTCAAATCAGAACAATTTGAAGAAAGAGGATGTATTATTGCTTGTACTGACGGGGGATTTCAATATTTAACTTCGCCTTGGGATTTTGAGAGACTTTTACTGGAAACTCTCAATAGAGCAAATACCCCCCTAGATTGGCAGGATTTGCTTTTTAGTAAGTATGAAGAAATCAAGCAAGATGATGTTTCTTTAATTCTTTATCCTATAGGATTTAATGATTTTGAATTTCTCAAAAATGCTTATCAAGCTAGATTAAAAACTCTAGATCAGTTTAATGAGCAAAGTAGTTATGATGATTTGTACCAGATATGGAATAAATATCGAATTAATTATGAAGCTAAATTACACACAAATAATCATGAAGATATTCAGATACAAAATAGTAATACATGGGTTGTAGAATTTAAGGAAAATAAAGAGAAAACCAGTGATGAAGATTCTATATGTCAACCCATAAATAGTAACTCATTAGAGATAGATAGTCAAAAGATTGATGATGAAATAGATGAGGATTTTAATAAGGAAGAATTTGTTAAAGCTGACAGAGATGAAACACAAATAAAAATTCAAGAACTACACGAAGAAGGTCGTAAGTATTGTGAATCTAAACAATGGTATAAAGCAATTGAAGTTTATCAACAACTAATTAAATTAGAGCCGGCTCATATTAAAGGGAACTTAAATTTAGGTATAGCTTATAGAAAGCTATATCGATTTCGAGAAGCAGTCGAATGTTTTAATAAAATTATAGAGCAAAAAAAAGAACACTATTTAGCTGCAATACTGGAAATAATAATAATCTACGATTATTATCAAGATTATAAGAATATTGTGCCTTTTTTTGATGAGGTAATCAAAATACCTAATCATTCAATAGATTTAATAGATGAAGACTCTATGGTAATCATTGCTACTTCACTACAAAAAACTGGGAAACTACAAGATGCACTAAATATTTGTCAGCAAATTCACGAATATGATCCCCGTAATCCTTATATTTTATACCTAATGGGACTCATCAATCATCAGCAACAAAATTTAGTAAATGCTTTAAAATATCTTTACGATTCATACGAGATTTATCACAGAGAATATGATAAAACTCGACGTTCTGATCTACAGAAAATGCTTTCAATAGTTAACAAAGAAATTAAAAGAGTAGAATCAGACAGAGGAAATACTTATTAATATTATCATTATAGGAGGTATATTATTCCATGACTTACACAATAGGAGATTTAATAGGTCAATACACTGTAACCCGTGATTTTGACAGTGCCAATGGGGGTCAATGCGAATGGGGCTTTGCTGAATACAATGGAGAAGAATTTTTTATTAAAAGATTTTTAAGTCCTGTTTATCCTGGTGATTTATCTCCCGGCAGTGAAAAAGGTAAAGAGAAGAGAAAAGCTGAATGTCAAGAATTTGAGAGAAAACAACTCGCTATTATTAATGCTCTTTCTGCTTGTGGTGATGGCGGCTTAGTTGTCAGAACTATAGACTGTTTTTTATATGGAAATGATTATGGTAGTCATTACTTTAAAGTCTCTCAAAAAGTTGATACTAGCTCATTATCAGAACAAGTTCATACTTTAGAAGCAAAAAAACGTTTGTTTGTCATGTTAACTGCGGCAGGGGCTTTAAAAATATTACATTCAAATGGAATTATTCACTTAGATTTAAAACCGGATAACATTCTTATCCAAGAATATGAAAGTAAACTGATTGCAAAAATTATTGACTTTGACAGTAGTATTCTTGATGGTGAATCAGTCGCCTATGATTTTTTAGTAGGAGATCCAGTTTATTACTCTCCTGAATTTGCTCGACATATTGCTACTAAAGGTGAAACTCCAGCGCCAAATAAAAAATCTGATATTTTTTCACTCGGTTTAATTTTTTGCAAATACTGGACAGGTATGCTTCCTACTTTTTCTCCTCGCTATACATACCCTTATGAAGCTGTGCTTAATCGAGATAATTTGCTCATTGCTAGTTATGATGCCACTGGAAAAAGTAAGACAGAGACACCTAAAACTTCTCGGCTTAAAATTAGTCGTAATTTACAGCCTAAACTTGTGACTAAAATTTCTACTAATCCAATTGAGGCAGCAGTTTTTCAATTAATTGAACAGATGATTATTTTGGACACAGATAAAAGATTATCTATCAAAGAAGTCCATGATAATTTGAAACATCTTTATCATCATGGAACTCTTCTATACACTGAAACTAAGAGTGATACAAGCCGAAGTGATGTCAGTAAAAATCCCTCTAAAATTATAATCAGCAAGAATCTTTTGAAGGGTTAGAAATTATGGCAACTTATAAATGCAAGGATTGTAGCCATGAAATTATTTCAATTTATCGACCTGCTGAGTGTGATATTTGTGGTGGCAATAATCTAATTACATTAGGTAC is from Gloeothece verrucosa PCC 7822 and encodes:
- a CDS encoding VWA domain-containing protein, with product MSKSVKYAVDLVMCIDGTGSMGHLIEEVKSAALSFYKKLEAKMDAKQKKIDQLRAKVIVFRDYWADSEDEAMICSDFFDLRTQAADFANFVTGIEAEGGGDEPESGLEALALALQSNWEKSQDFARQRYVVVVYTDASAHSLDKGSKPSYYPQNLPQTLDELTDYWSEMPTPAKRLLLFAPDATPWTIISSAWDNVVQAPSKAGDGLEEYDMDQILDVVANSI
- a CDS encoding protein phosphatase 2C domain-containing protein, with amino-acid sequence MKEFPLVVNLEIIRERGEDAHLALSFSKNSDTSETVVMAVFDGLGGRSAGYNGLTGGKIASQEAVQKTESFLKQWQGKITQDKVFELQDTISRNLKQKADTNLKPSKLKGSLVQKRLCTTLALASISQQDNYCNVNIAWIGDSRIYFLNPEKGLQQLTVDDLIIEKDAFEMIREDPPMSQYFTADMEANWRINFKSEQFEERGCIIACTDGGFQYLTSPWDFERLLLETLNRANTPLDWQDLLFSKYEEIKQDDVSLILYPIGFNDFEFLKNAYQARLKTLDQFNEQSSYDDLYQIWNKYRINYEAKLHTNNHEDIQIQNSNTWVVEFKENKEKTSDEDSICQPINSNSLEIDSQKIDDEIDEDFNKEEFVKADRDETQIKIQELHEEGRKYCESKQWYKAIEVYQQLIKLEPAHIKGNLNLGIAYRKLYRFREAVECFNKIIEQKKEHYLAAILEIIIIYDYYQDYKNIVPFFDEVIKIPNHSIDLIDEDSMVIIATSLQKTGKLQDALNICQQIHEYDPRNPYILYLMGLINHQQQNLVNALKYLYDSYEIYHREYDKTRRSDLQKMLSIVNKEIKRVESDRGNTY
- a CDS encoding protein kinase domain-containing protein; protein product: MTYTIGDLIGQYTVTRDFDSANGGQCEWGFAEYNGEEFFIKRFLSPVYPGDLSPGSEKGKEKRKAECQEFERKQLAIINALSACGDGGLVVRTIDCFLYGNDYGSHYFKVSQKVDTSSLSEQVHTLEAKKRLFVMLTAAGALKILHSNGIIHLDLKPDNILIQEYESKLIAKIIDFDSSILDGESVAYDFLVGDPVYYSPEFARHIATKGETPAPNKKSDIFSLGLIFCKYWTGMLPTFSPRYTYPYEAVLNRDNLLIASYDATGKSKTETPKTSRLKISRNLQPKLVTKISTNPIEAAVFQLIEQMIILDTDKRLSIKEVHDNLKHLYHHGTLLYTETKSDTSRSDVSKNPSKIIISKNLLKG